Within the Arthrobacter caoxuetaonis genome, the region ATGCTGGAGCGGCCGGATGCGGACACCGCGCTGGCGTACATCGGCGTGGACGGGCAGTGGCACAGCATCGACGCCTCCCAGCTGAACGGTTTCCTGCGCGAGGCGACGGCCGGAGATTTCACCGCCAAGGACTTCAGGACCTGGCAGGCAACGGTCTCTGCGGCAATGGGGCTGGCCCGGGCGCACTCCGAAGCCACAACCAGGCGGGCGCAGCAGCAGGCCGTGGCCCGGACCGTGCGTGAGGTGGCGGAGCGCCTGGGCAACACCCCCGCCGTCGCCCGCAAGTCCTACATTGACCCGCGCGTGGTGGACCGTTTCCTGGCCGGGGAAGTGATTCCAGTGGCCGGCTACTCAGCCTCGGAGACGGCAGTGCGCGAGATGCTCGGGGATTAGCCGAGCATTTGCTCCCGCCTTATGGTAAGTATGCTTATAGACCCGTGCCGCAAGGCAGCCGGGCAAGCCATCGAAACGAAAGGCGGACTATGAGCGAGCACCCGAATGAAGAAGAGCAGCTGACGGATCCCAAGCCAAGCGGCCAGTCCACCGGCGACGATAACTGGCGCGGTGACGTCGGCGACCAGGGTAACGACATCCGCTTCGCTGAGGAGCAGGAACTCATCCGCCAGCAGGCCTCCCCTGCTTCGCTGAAGAAGGATGAAGGCGAGTACACGGACGCAGACGGCTCAAAGGAGCCGCCGTCCCGCGGCGGGGCCCGCGACGAAGAAGGCGGTTACACCGACTCTGAAGGCACCCAGGACTAGCACTTTAGGACCTTTTCCGGCGGGAATCAGCCGGTTGGCGGCCGTCTCCGCAGCCTTGACCGGGCTGGGGAGGCGGCCGCTGTGCTTCCGGCCCCTCCGCCGGGCGGCTGGGGGTCAGCAGCCCGGACGCGAAGGCACCGCGGGTCCACCGTCACACTGACGCTGGTTGCTGCGCCCGTCAGGTCTCCGTCCAGCTGGGTGATCGTGGGTTCCTCGGTGCTGACGGTGACCCTGCGCGCCCGGCGGTATTCGATCAGGGGAAGGTCGCGGCGGTTGCGGGTGACGATCTTGCCCACCACAGCTGCCCAGCCCAGGACCGTCCGGGGGCTCAGCACCACGATGTCCAGCATGCCGTCGTCAACCGCGGCTGACGGGATGAAGTCGATTCCTGCCGGCAGCCTGCCGGTGTTGGCGAAGAGTACGCTCCGGACCTTGCGCACCTGCGCCGGCTCGTCGTCGAGCTGGATGCGCATCCGCCGCCGCGGGCCGGGCATGAGACGCACGCCGGCTTCGCTGTAGGCCAGCCACCCCACGCGTCGTTTGAGCTCGTCACGCGTAGCCGCGATGACCTCCGCATCAAGGCCGATTCCACCCATGACCAGGAAGTTGCTGGTGGAGCGGGCCCCGGTGCGGGCGTCCTCCAGCACCAGCCGGCCCATGTCGATCCGCCGCTCCGAACCGTGCAGCGCCGCCTGGACGCTGCCGGCCAGGTCATTGAGGGGCAGGCCGAGGTTCCGGGCGAGCAGGTTCCCGGTGCCAAGCGGAATCAGGCCCATGGCCGCGGGTGCGTTTGCCAGTGCGCGGGCCACCTCGCGGACAGTGCCGTCCCCGCCGGCTGCCAGTACGACGTCGGCTCCTGCTTCCAGCGCCTGCTGCGCCTGCTGGTGGCCGGGGGACTCCACCGTTGTCTCGAAAATCAGCGGAGGTTCCCACCCTGCGATTTCGCAGGCTGCGGCGAGGATGGTGCGGGCGGAATCTGCCTGCGACTTGATCGGGTTGATGACCATGGCCACCCGCTGGTCAGCTGCGGCTACCGGGCGGGTGACGCGTGCGGCGAGCAGGCGGCGCTCCCGCCGGGACATCACCTGCCAGGTCGACACGGACGCGATAACGGCAGTTGTCAGCAGCAGGATGACGGCTATTTCGGCAGGCATGGTGATTTCCAGACTAGTCCAGCCCTGCGTGCGGGGCGGCAAGGTGGTTTTCGGTACTCTTGAACCGTGATCGATGTTAATGAGCTGCGAGAAAACCCTGACAAGTTCCGAGCTTCCCAACGGGCACGGCTGGCTGAACCCGAGCTGGTGGACGCGATCATTTCCGCAGACGCCCGCCGGCGCGAGGCGCGGACCCGCTACGAGACGCTGCGGGCCGAGCAGAATGCGTTCGGCAAGCGTGTCGCCCAGGCCAAGGGCGAAGAGAAGCAGGCGCTCCTCGCCGAGGTCAAGGAACTGGCTGCAGCCGTCAAGGCCGCCGGAACCGAGGCAGACGCCGTCCAGGCGGAGCAGGAGGCGCTGGTCCGGCGCGTCGCGAACGTCGTTGAAGACGGCGTCCCCGCAGGCGGCGAAGACGATTTCACCGTCCTCAAGACCGTAGGTACGCCCCGCGACTTTGCGGCGGAAGGTTTCACCCCACGCGACCACCTCGAACTTGGCGAGCTCCTGGGGGCGATCGACATGGAGCGCGGTGCGAAGGTATCCGGTTCCCGTTTCTACTTCCTGCGCGGCGTCGGCGCCCGGCTGGAACTGGGCCTGCTCCAGATGGCCATGGACCAGGCAGTCAAAGCCGGCTTCGTGCCGATGATCACGCCCACGCTGGTGCGCCCGGAAACCATGCAGGGCACGGGCTTTGACGTGGCCCACGACGCCGAGATCTACCGCCTGGCCGAGGATGACCTGTACCTGGTGGGCACCTCCGAGGTTCCGCTGGCCGGCTACCATGCCGACGAGATCATGGACCTCACGGGTGGTCCGGTACGTTACGCCGGCTGGTCCTCCTGCTACCGCCGCGAAGCCGGTTCCCACGGCAAGGACACCCGTGGAATCATCCGCGTGCACCAGTTCAACAAGGTGGAAATGTTCACCTACACCTCCGTTGAGGAAGCAGCGGCCGAGCATCAGCGGCTGCTGGCCTGGGAAGAGGAAATGCTGGCGAAGGTCGAGCTGCCTTACCGGGTAATTGAAACTGCCGCCGGAGACCTGGGCATGTCCGCAGCCCGCAAGTACGACTGCGAAGCCTGGGTGCCCACCCAGAACGCCTACCGCGAGCTGACCTCCACGTCGAACTGCACCACGTTCCAGGCCCGGCGCCTGAACATCCGCGAACGCCAGGACGGCAAGACCCGCGCCGTGGCCACGCTGAACGGCACCCTGGCAACCACCCGCTGGATCGTCGCTATCCTCGAACACCACCAGAATCCGGACGGTTCGGTCAACGTGCCGGCGGCGCTTCAGCCCTACATGGGTGGCCTGGAAGTCCTTCCGGTCCTCTGATCCGGCCCAGTCCCTCTGATCCGGCCAGTCCCCTGCTGCCGCATTCGGTGCAGCGGCGGGGGCCGGTAACGGTTCACCCGCGGTTCACCCGGAGTGTGAACCGCGTCCTACCGCTATTTACCTACGTCTGTTTATATGAGTCGATGACAACTCTCACCTCCGCCGGCATCGAAGACCGGTTCAACACAGATAGCAAGCACCTCATCGCCCTGGACGTCGACGGAACCCTGGTGGACCACGACGGGCACATGTCCCCCAATGTCCGGTCCGCGGCCAGGGACGCGATCGCCGCCGGCCACCACCTGGTGATTTCCACCGGCCGCTCCTTTGGCGCCGCACTTCCGGTCCTTGAGAGCATTGGCCTCACTGACGGCTTCACCGTCTGCTCCAACGGCGGCGTCACCCTCCAGATCGACACCTCCCTGCCGGACGGCTACCAAATTGTGGACCGGGTGGTCTTTGATCCCCGCCCCGCGCTGGACGCCCTGCGCGTGTCACTGCCTACCGCCAAGTTCGCCCTGGAAGACCACGAGGGACGTTTCCTGTCCACCGAACGGTTCCAGGACGCCAGCTTCGGCGCGGAAGCACAGGCCGTGGACTTCGAATACCTGCGCGAAAGCAAAGCCGTGCGTGTGGTGGTGTTCAGCACCGACAGCACTGCCGAGGAATTCGGCGACGCCGTGGCCGCCATCGGCCTGCACGGGGTGACGTATTCAGTGGGCTGGACCGCCTGGCTGGACATCGCCGCAGCAGGCGTCACCAAGGCATCCGCGCTGGAACAGGTCCGCCGCCGTCTGGACATCGACCCCCTGCACACCGTTGCCGTGGGCGACGGCCGCAACGACATTGAAATGCTCTCCTGGGCCGCACGCGGTGTCGCTATGGGTCAGTCCCCGAAGGAAGTGCTGTCCGTTGCCTCCGAAGTGACCGGCTCGGTCTATGAGGACGGCGCCGCGAAGGTCATCCGCAGCCTGCTCACCCCGCGCTGACCGGCCGCGCCTTGCCACCACACGCTGACCGCAAGGTTCTGGTCAGTGGCGCTTCGGGGCAGTACGGATATGTGGGGCAGTGCGGATATGTTCAGTACGGATATGTTCAGCGCAGATAGGGAAGCGGCGCCGGCGGGAGGGCAGCAGGCCCCGCAGCCAGGTCCAGCAGGCGGGCAGCAGCCGGACGGGTTGCCCACTCCTCGACCCAGTGGGCGCGCACCACTGCCTTGCTGACCGCCTGTGCGCTGATGCCCAGTACTTCGGCCACGTACTTCTGCTGCCCCCGGGCTCCGGGCGTCAGCAGGTCCAGAACGTTCCATTCCGCGGTGGTGCGGCTGGCCACCAACTGCCCCAGCAGACGCAGGACAGCCTCGGCTTCGGCAGCAATTTGGGTATCGGGTCCTTCAACGGCCAGCGGTATGCGGTCTCCGGTGCGCTGCGCCCGTTCCACCGCGCGCCTGGCGTAGACCAGCCCGAATCCTTCAGCCTGGAGCACATCCTGCGGCAGGGGACGGCGGATTTCACCAACGCCGAGGCCAACGTGCCAGCGCCGGGCCCGCACGGCAATCAGGGCGGCGTCCACCGCTGCAGCGGGATCAGCAAGGATCCCCTGGACCTCATCCCCCACGGAGCGCTGGAATCCAGCGGCAGCAGGAATGTGCCGCAGGGAGCGCAGCAGCTCCGGAACCTGGTCGCCCACCTCGCGGGAGTCCCGCTGGTTGATGGTCAGCACAAAATGCATGGCCTCAGCATGCCAGAGCAACCGGCGAAACAACCGCTAGGGGTTGATTGGGCGTGCCGCGTCCCAGATAGCAGAAACTGCACGTACCAGCGCTGGTACGTGCAGTTTCTGTAATCTCGTTGGGGGAGGAAGTCCCTAGTTGTTTTCGGGGTTCGCGTCGACGTCGCGGCCCTGCGGCTCGTCCTCTTCGCTGGCCTCGCCCTGCGCCTTGAAACGCTCGAGGGAAGCTTCGACCTCTGCTTCGGCGGCTTCGCGGCCTTCCCAGTCAGCGGCCTCTACCCACTTGCCCGGCTCAAGGTCCTTGTACTTGGTGAAGAAGTGCTTGATTTCGTCCAGCAGGAAATCCGACACGTCGGAGATGTCCTGGATGTGGTCGAAGCGCGGGTCCACGGGAACGCAGAGGACCTTGGCGTCTCCGCCGCCGTCGTCCACCATGTTGAAGACGCCGATCGGGCGGGATTCAACCAGCACACCCGGGATCAGGTCGAAGTCCTGCAGCATGACCATAGCGTCCAGCGGATCGCCGTCCTCGCCGAGGGTGTTTTCGAAGTAGCCGTAGTGGGTCGGGTACTGCATGGAGGTGAACAGCACGCGGTCCAGCCGCAGGCGGTGCGTCTCGTGGTCAATTTCGTACTTGACGCGGGATCCCTTGGGGATCTCGATCGTTACGTCGAGTTTCATATCGGCTCCTTGAAAACGGCCCGGGCGGACCGCGCAAACGGACAGACGGTTTAGTGCACTTTAGTGCGCAGATGGACAATGGGCGCAGCCGGAATTCCCCGTCCATTTGGGAATGTCCGTTTGGCTCACCGCGCCGGTCTAGTGTTAAAGATATATGTCCGCAGGCGTTGCCGGGTCCGCCCCGGCGCTGGAAGCCTTGCAGACGGCCGCCGCTGGGGCGGGACCTGAGGCATCAGGGAAGCGACGAAACAGAAGATGGTGGCCCTTGGCGAGGATGTTCTCCGGGTTGGCGCTGGCGCTGGCCTTTGCCGTCCTGCTGGTGCCCCTGGCTGTGTACGCCGGTCCGCCCCTGCTCCGGGAGCTGGACGGTTCCGCTGTCGAACGCCAGAGCGTGACGCCTTCCTACCAGCGTCCCCCCGCAGCACTGACGAAGAATTCCTTCGTCAGCCCGCTCGACCCTGCCGCCCCGGTTCCGGATCCGGCGGTCCTGGCCGGCCTGCTTGACGCCGAGCTCGCACTGGAAGGTGCCGGATCGTTTTCCGCCGTAGTCACTGATGCCCTTACCGGGCGGGTTCTGTACGAGCGGAATCCGGCGGTGGCCGGGATGCCGGCGTCGACCCTGAAAGTCCTGACCGCGGCGGCCGTAGCCTCGGCCCTGGACCCCGGGTCCCGCTTTGAAACCACCGTCCATGCGGCGCCGGCAGCCGCGGGAGAGACCGTCGTGGTCCTGAGGGGCGGCGGGGACGTGCTGCTGGGCACGGGAGAGTCCGCCGACGATGCCGTCGTCGGCCGGGCCGGACTGGCGACGCTTGCCCAGTCTGCCGCCAAGGCCCTGGGTTCCAACGCCGGGACTGTCCGGGTCCAGGTCGATGATTCCTTTTTCACGGGTCCTGCGCTCTCCTCCGCTTGGAACGAAGCGGACATCGACGCGGGGGAGATCGCTCCCGTCTACCCCCTGGCCGTGAACTCCGCCTGGACGGACGAATCCCGGCAGGGCGGTCCGCGTACCGGGGACGCGGCGATGGCTGCGGCAGAAGCTTTCCGGAACGCCCTGGCCCAGGCCGGAGAGAAAGCCGGCTTCAGTGTGGCCGACGGCGTGGAACGGGGAACCGTGGCGGCGGGAGCCCGCCGGCTTGCCGTCGTCGAGTCGGCCACGGTCTCCGACCAGATCCAGCAGATGCTGATGGTCTCGGACAACTATCTTGCAGAAGCCCTGGCCCGCTCGGCGGCTGCGGCAACGGGACACGAGCCGTCGTTTGAAGGCGCACTGGACACTGTGGCTGACCAGGCATCAGCCCTGGGGATCGATACCGCAGGCATGGTGCTGGCGGACGTGTCCGGACTCGCGGCCGAAAACGCGTTGACCGCGCGGCAGCTCACGGATGCCGTCCGGCTGGTCCTGACCTCCAGCGACGAGGGGCTGCGTGCGGTTGCCCGCGGCCTGCCGGTCGCCGGGCTGAGCGGAACCTTGGAGCGGCGGTATGACGACGGCGGCGCCGCAGCCGGTTTGGTCCGGGCGAAGACCGGAACACTGTTTGCCGTCACCGCGCTCAACGGGTACGTCACCGACGCCGATGGCCGGCTTCTGGCGTTCGCGCTGGTGGCACGGGGACTGGACGGAAACACGCTCGAGGCCCGGGAAGCCGTTGACGCCGCTGCAGCGGTTCTGGCCGGTTGCGGCTGCCGCTGAACACCCGCGCAATTGGAACCGGACGGAACACTTTGAGCTGCGCCTGTGATCGAATGGTGCCATGGAAAGCAACCAGCAGCACCTGAGTGCCGCAACCGCCAGCCGTTTGGTGAACTGGGACTTCGCAGCTGCCACGGCCGCTGCCCTGGTGGCCCCCGGACCCAAGATGAGCCGCCGCGAAATCCAGGCCGCCGTAACTGACCTGCGCCGCCTCGCGGATGAATCCGTGACCCACGTCCACCGGATTACGGGCCTGGATGCAGCGGAGGACCTGCGTGACTCGCAGGTCCTGATTGTCGACCGTGCGTCCTGGGCCAAAGCGAACTCACAGAGTTTCGCCGCCCTGATGAACCCCATGCTGCAGCACCTGGCCCAGACGCGCCCGGAGGCAGTCAACGCCACGAATACCGCCGTCGCCGGGACGCTGACCGGTGCCGAACTCGGTGCCGTGCTGGCATTCCTGGCCAGCAAGGTGCTGGGCCAGTACGACCCCTTCGCAGCGCTGGCAGCGGATAACCCGTCCAAGACCGGCGGCCGGCTGCTACTGGTGGCCCCGAACATCATCAGTACCGAGCGGGAACTGAATGTTGAGCCCCGGGACTTCAGGCTCTGGGTCTGCCTGCACGAACAGACCCATCGGGTGCAGTTCGCTGCGGCCCCGTGGCTGCGCGACCATATGCTGGACCAGATCCGGCAGCTCAGCAACGGACTGATGGACAAGGCGCAGGGCTTGCCGGAGCGGATTAACCAGCTGGCCAAGCAGCTTTCCGCCGCTGCCGGAACAGGGAAGGCCGTTGAATCTTCGGACGGCGTTCCCGCACGGCAGATGGACGTGCTGACCCTTCTGCAGGATCCGGAAGACAAAGCCCGGCTCTCCCACATCACGGCTGTCATGAGCCTGCTGGAGGGCCACGCCAACGTGGTGATGGACGCAGTCGACTCCAGCATCATCCCGAGCGTGAAGACCATCCGCCGCCGCTTCAATGACCGCGGTGCCAACCGGGGCTGGCTGGACAAGTTCTTCCGCAGGGTGATGGGGCTGGACGCCAAGATGCGCCAGTACGCGGACGGATCCAGGTTTGTCCGGTCAGTGGTGGACAAAGCCGGCATGCAGGGCTTCAACCGGGTCTGGGAACGTGCGGAAAACCTGCCCACCGAAGCGGAGATCCACAACCCGGACCTCTGGATCCAGCGGATGGGGCTGTAACCCGCACGTGAATGATTCCCAAACGCATCCCCTCGTTCCCGCAGTACGCGCCCGTAAGCGGCTGAACCCCACGCTGGGCAAGGCCCGGG harbors:
- a CDS encoding diacylglycerol/lipid kinase family protein — protein: MPAEIAVILLLTTAVIASVSTWQVMSRRERRLLAARVTRPVAAADQRVAMVINPIKSQADSARTILAAACEIAGWEPPLIFETTVESPGHQQAQQALEAGADVVLAAGGDGTVREVARALANAPAAMGLIPLGTGNLLARNLGLPLNDLAGSVQAALHGSERRIDMGRLVLEDARTGARSTSNFLVMGGIGLDAEVIAATRDELKRRVGWLAYSEAGVRLMPGPRRRMRIQLDDEPAQVRKVRSVLFANTGRLPAGIDFIPSAAVDDGMLDIVVLSPRTVLGWAAVVGKIVTRNRRDLPLIEYRRARRVTVSTEEPTITQLDGDLTGAATSVSVTVDPRCLRVRAADPQPPGGGAGSTAAASPARSRLRRRPPTG
- the serS gene encoding serine--tRNA ligase, with protein sequence MIDVNELRENPDKFRASQRARLAEPELVDAIISADARRREARTRYETLRAEQNAFGKRVAQAKGEEKQALLAEVKELAAAVKAAGTEADAVQAEQEALVRRVANVVEDGVPAGGEDDFTVLKTVGTPRDFAAEGFTPRDHLELGELLGAIDMERGAKVSGSRFYFLRGVGARLELGLLQMAMDQAVKAGFVPMITPTLVRPETMQGTGFDVAHDAEIYRLAEDDLYLVGTSEVPLAGYHADEIMDLTGGPVRYAGWSSCYRREAGSHGKDTRGIIRVHQFNKVEMFTYTSVEEAAAEHQRLLAWEEEMLAKVELPYRVIETAAGDLGMSAARKYDCEAWVPTQNAYRELTSTSNCTTFQARRLNIRERQDGKTRAVATLNGTLATTRWIVAILEHHQNPDGSVNVPAALQPYMGGLEVLPVL
- a CDS encoding HAD family hydrolase; protein product: MTTLTSAGIEDRFNTDSKHLIALDVDGTLVDHDGHMSPNVRSAARDAIAAGHHLVISTGRSFGAALPVLESIGLTDGFTVCSNGGVTLQIDTSLPDGYQIVDRVVFDPRPALDALRVSLPTAKFALEDHEGRFLSTERFQDASFGAEAQAVDFEYLRESKAVRVVVFSTDSTAEEFGDAVAAIGLHGVTYSVGWTAWLDIAAAGVTKASALEQVRRRLDIDPLHTVAVGDGRNDIEMLSWAARGVAMGQSPKEVLSVASEVTGSVYEDGAAKVIRSLLTPR
- a CDS encoding inorganic diphosphatase gives rise to the protein MKLDVTIEIPKGSRVKYEIDHETHRLRLDRVLFTSMQYPTHYGYFENTLGEDGDPLDAMVMLQDFDLIPGVLVESRPIGVFNMVDDGGGDAKVLCVPVDPRFDHIQDISDVSDFLLDEIKHFFTKYKDLEPGKWVEAADWEGREAAEAEVEASLERFKAQGEASEEDEPQGRDVDANPENN
- the dacB gene encoding D-alanyl-D-alanine carboxypeptidase/D-alanyl-D-alanine endopeptidase, which translates into the protein MFSGLALALAFAVLLVPLAVYAGPPLLRELDGSAVERQSVTPSYQRPPAALTKNSFVSPLDPAAPVPDPAVLAGLLDAELALEGAGSFSAVVTDALTGRVLYERNPAVAGMPASTLKVLTAAAVASALDPGSRFETTVHAAPAAAGETVVVLRGGGDVLLGTGESADDAVVGRAGLATLAQSAAKALGSNAGTVRVQVDDSFFTGPALSSAWNEADIDAGEIAPVYPLAVNSAWTDESRQGGPRTGDAAMAAAEAFRNALAQAGEKAGFSVADGVERGTVAAGARRLAVVESATVSDQIQQMLMVSDNYLAEALARSAAAATGHEPSFEGALDTVADQASALGIDTAGMVLADVSGLAAENALTARQLTDAVRLVLTSSDEGLRAVARGLPVAGLSGTLERRYDDGGAAAGLVRAKTGTLFAVTALNGYVTDADGRLLAFALVARGLDGNTLEAREAVDAAAAVLAGCGCR
- a CDS encoding zinc-dependent metalloprotease, yielding MESNQQHLSAATASRLVNWDFAAATAAALVAPGPKMSRREIQAAVTDLRRLADESVTHVHRITGLDAAEDLRDSQVLIVDRASWAKANSQSFAALMNPMLQHLAQTRPEAVNATNTAVAGTLTGAELGAVLAFLASKVLGQYDPFAALAADNPSKTGGRLLLVAPNIISTERELNVEPRDFRLWVCLHEQTHRVQFAAAPWLRDHMLDQIRQLSNGLMDKAQGLPERINQLAKQLSAAAGTGKAVESSDGVPARQMDVLTLLQDPEDKARLSHITAVMSLLEGHANVVMDAVDSSIIPSVKTIRRRFNDRGANRGWLDKFFRRVMGLDAKMRQYADGSRFVRSVVDKAGMQGFNRVWERAENLPTEAEIHNPDLWIQRMGL